The following proteins come from a genomic window of Malus domestica chromosome 02, GDT2T_hap1:
- the LOC139188954 gene encoding glycylpeptide N-tetradecanoyltransferase 1-like: MTMSRTIKLYKLPDSPATPGFRKMELRDVPAVTRLLRNYLSQFVVAPDFDENDVEHWLLPEENVVDSYLVESPETHDITDFCSFYTLPSSILGNQTYSILKAAYSYYNVTTKTPLLQLMNDALIVAKLKDFDVFNALDVMQNESFLKELKFGPGDGQLHYYLYNYRMRNALKPSELGLVLL, translated from the coding sequence ATGACTATGAGCCGAACCATAAAACTTTATAAGCTACCAGATTCACCTGCCACTCCTGGGTTCAGAAAAATGGAACTTCGTGATGTCCCTGCTGTTACTCGTCTGCTGAGGAACTACTTGAGCCAGTTTGTGGTCGCACCAGATTTCGATGAAAATGATGTCGAGCATTGGCTTCTTCCAGAGGAGAATGTGGTGGACAGTTACTTGGTTGAGAGCCCAGAGACTCATGACATCACTGACTTCTGCAGCTTCTACACTCTTCCTTCGTCTATCCTTGGCAATCAGACGTACTCAATCTTGAAGGCTGCATACTCCTATTATAACGTCACCACTAAGACTCCATTGCTTCAGCTGATGAACGATGCACTCATTGTTGCAAAACTGAAGGATTTCGATGTTTTCAATGCACTTGACGTCATGCAGAATGAGTCGTTTTTGAAGGAGCTGAAATTTGGACCTGGCGATGGGCAACTTCACTACTATCTCTACAACTACCGGATGAGGAACGCGTTGAAACCCTCGGAGCTTGGACTTGTACTCTTGTAA